Proteins from one Clupea harengus chromosome 17, Ch_v2.0.2, whole genome shotgun sequence genomic window:
- the picalmb gene encoding phosphatidylinositol binding clathrin assembly protein b isoform X6 encodes MMSGQSITDRITAAQHSVTGSAVSKTVCKATTHEIMGPKKKHLDYLIHCTNEMNVNIPQLADSLFERTTNTSWVVVFKSLITTHHLMVYGNERFVQYLASRNTLFNLSNFLDKSGLQGYDMSTFIRRYSRYLNEKAVSYRQVAFDFTKVKRGVDGVMRTMNTEKLLKTIPIIQNQMDALLDFNVNANELSNGVINAGFMLLFKDSIRLFAAYNEGIINLLEKYFDMKKVQCKEGLDIYKKFLTRMTRISEFLKVAEQVGIDRGDIPDLSQFTVCAPSSLLEALEQHLASLEGKKVKDSTAASRASTLSNAVSSLANTGMSFTKVDEREKQAALEEEQARLKALKEQRLKELSKRPSFGTTDTSPISTTGGSISTASAMDLFSTPSCSNGALKMENDLFDLQTTFHSTVQPSTSVASGWGDPFSSSEAVDDAIPNLNPFLSKLVVEAAPAPVVSPEGLSFSSRTAGHDMFGDSFGSASALQHLPNPPPFPQEPSAATGLFRGYSMPSAPPQTAAPLQVDFESVFGSNAGSSSQDSDDLTGGILKPTMASSGQLHIPNLPDRLVSDDLDSSLANLVGSLGIGNGTTKNDIHWTQPGEKKLTGGMHWQPKAAPTTTWNPVSMPPSVMAFPATTPTGMMAYGMPPQMGSMGMMTQPTMMYSQPVMRPSNPFGSVSSAQPSAASSPSSQSPLRGPGQDPFAQLSLKDFL; translated from the exons ATGATGTCGGGGCAGAGCATTACGGACAGGATAACTGCAGCTCAACACAGCGTTACCGGATCAGCCGTCTCCAAAACAGTATGCAAGGCAACAACGCACGAAATTATGGGTCccaaaaagaaacatttggACT ACCTGATCCACTGTACCAATGAGATGAATGTAAACATCCCTCAGCTGGCCGACTCCCTGTTTGAGAGGACCACCAACACCAGCTGGGTCGTCGTCTTCAAGTCCCtcatcaccacacaccacctcatggTCTACGGCaacgag CGCTTTGTCCAGTACCTGGCCTCAAGGAACACATTATTCAACCTCAGTAACTTCCTGGATAAAAGTGGATTACAAG GCTATGACATGTCCACCTTCATCAGGAGGTATAGCCGCTACCTGAATGAGAAGGCAGTGTCATACCGACAGGTGGCATTTGACTTCACTAAAGTAAAGCGAGG ggtggacGGTGTAATGAGGACGATGAACACAGAGAAGCTTCTTAAGACCATCCCCATCATCCAGAATCAGATGGACGCGCTGCTGGACTTCAac GTCAACGCTAACGAGCTCAGTAATGGGGTCATCAATGCAGGCTTCATGCTGCTGTTCAAAGACTCCATCAGGCTCTTCGCCGCCTATAACGAAGGCATCATCAACCTGCTGG AGAAATACTTTGACATGAAGAAAGTGCAGTGCAAAGAGGGCCTGGACATCTACAAGAAGTTCCTGACCAGGATGACCCGCATCTCGGAGTTCTTGAAGGTGGCCGAG caGGTGGGGATCGATCGAGGGGACATCCCAGACCTGTCCCAG TTCACGgtgtgt gcTCCCAGCAGTCTCCTGGAGGCTCTTGAGCAGCACCTGGCCTCGTTGGAGGGGAAGAAGGTGAAGGACTCCACAGCCGCCAGCAG ggCCAGCACCCTGTCCAACGCCGTGTCCTCTCTCGCCAACACCGGCATGTCCTTCACCAAAGTGGACGAGCGGGAGAAGCAGGCCGctctggaggaggagcaggcacGCCTCAAAGCCCTCAAG GAGCAGAGACTGAAGGAGCTGTCCAAGAGGCCGTCGTTtggcaccacagacacatctccCATCTCCACCACCGGGGGCAGCATCAGCACGGCTTCTGCCATGGACCTCTTCTCCACACCCAGCTGCTCAAACGG TGCCCTGAAGATGGAGAACGACCTGTTTGACCTTCAGACGACCTTCCACTCCACAGTGCAGCCGAGCACCTCTGTGGCTTCTGGATGGGGAG atcctttctcttcctctgaggCGGTCGATGACGCCATTCCAAACCTTAACCCTTTCCTAAGCAAGCTTGTTGTTGAGGCAGCCCCTGCCCCCGTAGTGTCCCCCGAGGGACTTAGTTTCTCCTCTAGGACTGCAGGGCATGACATGTTTGGTG ACTCGTTCGGCTCCGCCTCCGCGCTCCAGCACCTCCCCAACCCGCCCCCCTTCCCGCAGGAGCCCTCTGCTGCAACTGGTCTCTTTAGAG GGTACTCCAtgccctccgcccccccccagACGGCGGCCCCTCTGCAGGTGGACTTTGAGTCGGTGTTCGGTTCCAACGCTGGCTCCAGCAGCCAAGACTCTGATG acCTCACCGGCGGAATCCTGAAACCCACCATGGCGTCCTCTGGCCAACTCCACATCCCCAATCTGCCAGACAGACTCGTGTCTGACGACCTGGACTCCTCCCTCGCCAACCTGGTCGGCA GTCTAGGGATTGGAAACGGCACCACAAAGAA tGATATCCACTGGACCCAGCCCGGAGAGAAGAAGCTGACCGGGGGAATGCACTGGCAACCCAAAGCTGCTCCCACGACCACATGGAACCCTGTTTCTATG CCTCCCTCTGTCATGGCCTTCCCTGCCACCACCCCCACTGGCATGATGGCCTATGGCAtg CCACCTCAGATGGGCTCTATGGGGATGATGACTCAGCCCACCATGATGTACTCCCAGCCCGTCATGAGGCCGTCCAACCCCTTTGGCTCCGTCTCCAGCGCACAG cccTCAGCTGCGTCTAGCCCCTCCAGTCAAAGCCCCCTCCGTGGGCCTGGACAGGACCCCTttgcacagctctctctcaaGGACTTCCTGTAG
- the picalmb gene encoding phosphatidylinositol binding clathrin assembly protein b isoform X5 has product MMSGQSITDRITAAQHSVTGSAVSKTVCKATTHEIMGPKKKHLDYLIHCTNEMNVNIPQLADSLFERTTNTSWVVVFKSLITTHHLMVYGNERFVQYLASRNTLFNLSNFLDKSGLQGYDMSTFIRRYSRYLNEKAVSYRQVAFDFTKVKRGVDGVMRTMNTEKLLKTIPIIQNQMDALLDFNVNANELSNGVINAGFMLLFKDSIRLFAAYNEGIINLLEKYFDMKKVQCKEGLDIYKKFLTRMTRISEFLKVAEQVGIDRGDIPDLSQFTVCAPSSLLEALEQHLASLEGKKVKDSTAASRASTLSNAVSSLANTGMSFTKVDEREKQAALEEEQARLKALKEQRLKELSKRPSFGTTDTSPISTTGGSISTASAMDLFSTPSCSNGALKMENDLFDLQTTFHSTVQPSTSVASGWGDPFSSSEAVDDAIPNLNPFLSKLVVEAAPAPVVSPEGLSFSSRTAGHDMFGDQYNPFIDPSSSISTNYKRTVRIESLLSDSFGSASALQHLPNPPPFPQEPSAATGLFRGYSMPSAPPQTAAPLQVDFESVFGSNAGSSSQDSDDLTGGILKPTMASSGQLHIPNLPDRLVSDDLDSSLANLVGSLGIGNGTTKNDIHWTQPGEKKLTGGMHWQPKAAPTTTWNPVSMPPSVMAFPATTPTGMMAYGMPPQMGSMGMMTQPTMMYSQPVMRPSNPFGSVSSAQMQFM; this is encoded by the exons ATGATGTCGGGGCAGAGCATTACGGACAGGATAACTGCAGCTCAACACAGCGTTACCGGATCAGCCGTCTCCAAAACAGTATGCAAGGCAACAACGCACGAAATTATGGGTCccaaaaagaaacatttggACT ACCTGATCCACTGTACCAATGAGATGAATGTAAACATCCCTCAGCTGGCCGACTCCCTGTTTGAGAGGACCACCAACACCAGCTGGGTCGTCGTCTTCAAGTCCCtcatcaccacacaccacctcatggTCTACGGCaacgag CGCTTTGTCCAGTACCTGGCCTCAAGGAACACATTATTCAACCTCAGTAACTTCCTGGATAAAAGTGGATTACAAG GCTATGACATGTCCACCTTCATCAGGAGGTATAGCCGCTACCTGAATGAGAAGGCAGTGTCATACCGACAGGTGGCATTTGACTTCACTAAAGTAAAGCGAGG ggtggacGGTGTAATGAGGACGATGAACACAGAGAAGCTTCTTAAGACCATCCCCATCATCCAGAATCAGATGGACGCGCTGCTGGACTTCAac GTCAACGCTAACGAGCTCAGTAATGGGGTCATCAATGCAGGCTTCATGCTGCTGTTCAAAGACTCCATCAGGCTCTTCGCCGCCTATAACGAAGGCATCATCAACCTGCTGG AGAAATACTTTGACATGAAGAAAGTGCAGTGCAAAGAGGGCCTGGACATCTACAAGAAGTTCCTGACCAGGATGACCCGCATCTCGGAGTTCTTGAAGGTGGCCGAG caGGTGGGGATCGATCGAGGGGACATCCCAGACCTGTCCCAG TTCACGgtgtgt gcTCCCAGCAGTCTCCTGGAGGCTCTTGAGCAGCACCTGGCCTCGTTGGAGGGGAAGAAGGTGAAGGACTCCACAGCCGCCAGCAG ggCCAGCACCCTGTCCAACGCCGTGTCCTCTCTCGCCAACACCGGCATGTCCTTCACCAAAGTGGACGAGCGGGAGAAGCAGGCCGctctggaggaggagcaggcacGCCTCAAAGCCCTCAAG GAGCAGAGACTGAAGGAGCTGTCCAAGAGGCCGTCGTTtggcaccacagacacatctccCATCTCCACCACCGGGGGCAGCATCAGCACGGCTTCTGCCATGGACCTCTTCTCCACACCCAGCTGCTCAAACGG TGCCCTGAAGATGGAGAACGACCTGTTTGACCTTCAGACGACCTTCCACTCCACAGTGCAGCCGAGCACCTCTGTGGCTTCTGGATGGGGAG atcctttctcttcctctgaggCGGTCGATGACGCCATTCCAAACCTTAACCCTTTCCTAAGCAAGCTTGTTGTTGAGGCAGCCCCTGCCCCCGTAGTGTCCCCCGAGGGACTTAGTTTCTCCTCTAGGACTGCAGGGCATGACATGTTTGGTG ATCAATACAATCCCTTTATTGACCCAAGCTCATCTatttcaaccaattacaaacgCACAGTGCGGATAGAAAGCTTACTCTCAG ACTCGTTCGGCTCCGCCTCCGCGCTCCAGCACCTCCCCAACCCGCCCCCCTTCCCGCAGGAGCCCTCTGCTGCAACTGGTCTCTTTAGAG GGTACTCCAtgccctccgcccccccccagACGGCGGCCCCTCTGCAGGTGGACTTTGAGTCGGTGTTCGGTTCCAACGCTGGCTCCAGCAGCCAAGACTCTGATG acCTCACCGGCGGAATCCTGAAACCCACCATGGCGTCCTCTGGCCAACTCCACATCCCCAATCTGCCAGACAGACTCGTGTCTGACGACCTGGACTCCTCCCTCGCCAACCTGGTCGGCA GTCTAGGGATTGGAAACGGCACCACAAAGAA tGATATCCACTGGACCCAGCCCGGAGAGAAGAAGCTGACCGGGGGAATGCACTGGCAACCCAAAGCTGCTCCCACGACCACATGGAACCCTGTTTCTATG CCTCCCTCTGTCATGGCCTTCCCTGCCACCACCCCCACTGGCATGATGGCCTATGGCAtg CCACCTCAGATGGGCTCTATGGGGATGATGACTCAGCCCACCATGATGTACTCCCAGCCCGTCATGAGGCCGTCCAACCCCTTTGGCTCCGTCTCCAGCGCACAG
- the picalmb gene encoding phosphatidylinositol binding clathrin assembly protein b isoform X1, which produces MMSGQSITDRITAAQHSVTGSAVSKTVCKATTHEIMGPKKKHLDYLIHCTNEMNVNIPQLADSLFERTTNTSWVVVFKSLITTHHLMVYGNERFVQYLASRNTLFNLSNFLDKSGLQGYDMSTFIRRYSRYLNEKAVSYRQVAFDFTKVKRGVDGVMRTMNTEKLLKTIPIIQNQMDALLDFNVNANELSNGVINAGFMLLFKDSIRLFAAYNEGIINLLEKYFDMKKVQCKEGLDIYKKFLTRMTRISEFLKVAEQVGIDRGDIPDLSQFTVCAPSSLLEALEQHLASLEGKKVKDSTAASRASTLSNAVSSLANTGMSFTKVDEREKQAALEEEQARLKALKEQRLKELSKRPSFGTTDTSPISTTGGSISTASAMDLFSTPSCSNGALKMENDLFDLQTTFHSTVQPSTSVASGWGDPFSSSEAVDDAIPNLNPFLSKLVVEAAPAPVVSPEGLSFSSRTAGHDMFGDQYNPFIDPSSSISTNYKRTVRIESLLSDSFGSASALQHLPNPPPFPQEPSAATGLFRGYSMPSAPPQTAAPLQVDFESVFGSNAGSSSQDSDDLTGGILKPTMASSGQLHIPNLPDRLVSDDLDSSLANLVGSLGIGNGTTKNDIHWTQPGEKKLTGGMHWQPKAAPTTTWNPVSMPPSVMAFPATTPTGMMAYGMPPQMGSMGMMTQPTMMYSQPVMRPSNPFGSVSSAQPSAASSPSSQSPLRGPGQDPFAQLSLKDFL; this is translated from the exons ATGATGTCGGGGCAGAGCATTACGGACAGGATAACTGCAGCTCAACACAGCGTTACCGGATCAGCCGTCTCCAAAACAGTATGCAAGGCAACAACGCACGAAATTATGGGTCccaaaaagaaacatttggACT ACCTGATCCACTGTACCAATGAGATGAATGTAAACATCCCTCAGCTGGCCGACTCCCTGTTTGAGAGGACCACCAACACCAGCTGGGTCGTCGTCTTCAAGTCCCtcatcaccacacaccacctcatggTCTACGGCaacgag CGCTTTGTCCAGTACCTGGCCTCAAGGAACACATTATTCAACCTCAGTAACTTCCTGGATAAAAGTGGATTACAAG GCTATGACATGTCCACCTTCATCAGGAGGTATAGCCGCTACCTGAATGAGAAGGCAGTGTCATACCGACAGGTGGCATTTGACTTCACTAAAGTAAAGCGAGG ggtggacGGTGTAATGAGGACGATGAACACAGAGAAGCTTCTTAAGACCATCCCCATCATCCAGAATCAGATGGACGCGCTGCTGGACTTCAac GTCAACGCTAACGAGCTCAGTAATGGGGTCATCAATGCAGGCTTCATGCTGCTGTTCAAAGACTCCATCAGGCTCTTCGCCGCCTATAACGAAGGCATCATCAACCTGCTGG AGAAATACTTTGACATGAAGAAAGTGCAGTGCAAAGAGGGCCTGGACATCTACAAGAAGTTCCTGACCAGGATGACCCGCATCTCGGAGTTCTTGAAGGTGGCCGAG caGGTGGGGATCGATCGAGGGGACATCCCAGACCTGTCCCAG TTCACGgtgtgt gcTCCCAGCAGTCTCCTGGAGGCTCTTGAGCAGCACCTGGCCTCGTTGGAGGGGAAGAAGGTGAAGGACTCCACAGCCGCCAGCAG ggCCAGCACCCTGTCCAACGCCGTGTCCTCTCTCGCCAACACCGGCATGTCCTTCACCAAAGTGGACGAGCGGGAGAAGCAGGCCGctctggaggaggagcaggcacGCCTCAAAGCCCTCAAG GAGCAGAGACTGAAGGAGCTGTCCAAGAGGCCGTCGTTtggcaccacagacacatctccCATCTCCACCACCGGGGGCAGCATCAGCACGGCTTCTGCCATGGACCTCTTCTCCACACCCAGCTGCTCAAACGG TGCCCTGAAGATGGAGAACGACCTGTTTGACCTTCAGACGACCTTCCACTCCACAGTGCAGCCGAGCACCTCTGTGGCTTCTGGATGGGGAG atcctttctcttcctctgaggCGGTCGATGACGCCATTCCAAACCTTAACCCTTTCCTAAGCAAGCTTGTTGTTGAGGCAGCCCCTGCCCCCGTAGTGTCCCCCGAGGGACTTAGTTTCTCCTCTAGGACTGCAGGGCATGACATGTTTGGTG ATCAATACAATCCCTTTATTGACCCAAGCTCATCTatttcaaccaattacaaacgCACAGTGCGGATAGAAAGCTTACTCTCAG ACTCGTTCGGCTCCGCCTCCGCGCTCCAGCACCTCCCCAACCCGCCCCCCTTCCCGCAGGAGCCCTCTGCTGCAACTGGTCTCTTTAGAG GGTACTCCAtgccctccgcccccccccagACGGCGGCCCCTCTGCAGGTGGACTTTGAGTCGGTGTTCGGTTCCAACGCTGGCTCCAGCAGCCAAGACTCTGATG acCTCACCGGCGGAATCCTGAAACCCACCATGGCGTCCTCTGGCCAACTCCACATCCCCAATCTGCCAGACAGACTCGTGTCTGACGACCTGGACTCCTCCCTCGCCAACCTGGTCGGCA GTCTAGGGATTGGAAACGGCACCACAAAGAA tGATATCCACTGGACCCAGCCCGGAGAGAAGAAGCTGACCGGGGGAATGCACTGGCAACCCAAAGCTGCTCCCACGACCACATGGAACCCTGTTTCTATG CCTCCCTCTGTCATGGCCTTCCCTGCCACCACCCCCACTGGCATGATGGCCTATGGCAtg CCACCTCAGATGGGCTCTATGGGGATGATGACTCAGCCCACCATGATGTACTCCCAGCCCGTCATGAGGCCGTCCAACCCCTTTGGCTCCGTCTCCAGCGCACAG cccTCAGCTGCGTCTAGCCCCTCCAGTCAAAGCCCCCTCCGTGGGCCTGGACAGGACCCCTttgcacagctctctctcaaGGACTTCCTGTAG